In Stenotrophomonas sp. ESTM1D_MKCIP4_1, a single genomic region encodes these proteins:
- a CDS encoding FliI/YscN family ATPase: MTPEANLPPPPTDWAMARNLRLARRLDGLRVDTAHGRGLIREGVLRRAVGLTLEAVGCEAPLGASCKVEVVDGGWVDAEVVGFAGERTYLMPSAELHGLLPNARVVPSARRGGVEVGEGLLGRVIDSDGVPLDGKGPIRAEGHVGMAGVSINPLAREPITQPLDVGVRAINALLPIGRGQRVGLFAGSGVGKSTLLGMMTRYTAADVIVVGLIGERGREVRDFVETTLGEEGLRRAVVVASPADRPPLARLHGAYRATAIAEWFRDQGLNVLLLMDSLTRFAQAQREIGLSVGEPPTTRGYPPSVFAKLPALVERAGNGAKGRGSITAFYTVLTEGDDPQDPIADAARAILDGHILLSRRVADSGLYPAIDVESSVSRVVTEIADEPWRLRIRKLKRLVSAYSSNRDLIAIGAYQRGNDAATDEALERWPEIMEFLGQDVAKAADLPHSQAALQRLVD, from the coding sequence ATGACCCCTGAAGCGAACCTGCCTCCGCCGCCCACCGATTGGGCCATGGCCCGCAACCTGCGCCTGGCCCGCCGCCTGGACGGCCTGCGCGTGGACACTGCCCATGGCCGGGGCCTGATCCGCGAAGGCGTGCTGCGCCGCGCGGTCGGCCTGACCCTGGAAGCGGTCGGCTGCGAAGCCCCGCTGGGGGCCAGCTGCAAGGTGGAAGTGGTCGATGGCGGCTGGGTCGATGCGGAAGTGGTCGGCTTTGCCGGCGAACGCACCTACCTGATGCCCAGCGCCGAACTGCATGGCCTGCTGCCCAACGCACGCGTCGTGCCCTCGGCGCGCCGTGGCGGCGTGGAAGTGGGCGAAGGCCTGCTCGGCCGCGTGATTGACAGCGATGGCGTGCCGCTGGATGGCAAGGGTCCGATCCGCGCCGAAGGCCATGTCGGCATGGCCGGCGTCTCCATCAATCCGCTCGCGCGCGAACCCATCACCCAGCCGCTGGACGTGGGTGTGCGCGCCATCAATGCCCTGCTGCCGATCGGCCGCGGCCAGCGCGTGGGCCTGTTCGCCGGTTCCGGCGTCGGCAAATCGACGCTGCTGGGCATGATGACCCGCTACACCGCCGCCGACGTCATCGTGGTCGGGCTGATCGGTGAACGTGGCCGCGAAGTCCGCGATTTCGTCGAAACCACGCTGGGCGAGGAAGGCCTGCGCCGCGCCGTGGTGGTGGCCAGCCCGGCCGACCGACCGCCGCTGGCGCGCCTGCATGGCGCCTACCGCGCCACGGCCATCGCCGAGTGGTTCCGCGACCAGGGCCTGAACGTGCTGCTGCTGATGGATTCGCTGACCCGCTTTGCCCAGGCCCAGCGCGAGATCGGCCTGTCGGTAGGCGAGCCGCCGACCACCCGCGGCTACCCGCCCTCGGTGTTCGCCAAACTGCCAGCGCTGGTGGAACGTGCCGGCAACGGCGCCAAGGGCCGGGGCTCGATCACCGCGTTCTACACGGTACTGACCGAAGGCGACGACCCGCAGGACCCGATCGCCGATGCGGCGCGCGCCATCCTTGACGGCCACATCCTGCTGTCGCGCCGGGTCGCCGACAGCGGCCTGTACCCGGCCATCGACGTCGAATCGTCGGTCAGCCGCGTGGTCACCGAAATTGCCGACGAACCGTGGCGCCTGCGCATCCGCAAGCTGAAGCGGCTGGTCTCGGCCTATTCCTCCAACCGCGACCTCATTGCGATCGGCGCCTACCAGCGCGGCAACGACGCCGCCACCGATGAAGCCCTGGAACGCTGGCCGGAAATCATGGAGTTCCTGGGCCAGGACGTGGCCAAGGCCGCCGATCTTCCGCACAGCCAGGCCGCGCTGCAGCGCCTGGTGGATTAA
- a CDS encoding FliH/SctL family protein, whose protein sequence is MLAQPQPALEPEDVFALTEPDPEHEPEPVLQLPTLEEIQAIQDSAEKEGFQQGHADGYGQGQAEIRRLIAQMEGILDNFSRPLVRLENEVVGALGELAVRIAGALVGRAYEADPALLAQLVGEAVDAVGGSTREVEVRLHPDDIAALAPLITLSPTQRLVPDTSLSRGDLRVHAEAVRIDGTLEARLRGALDAVIRQTGATP, encoded by the coding sequence CTGCTGGCCCAGCCGCAACCGGCGCTGGAACCGGAAGATGTTTTCGCGCTCACCGAACCGGATCCCGAGCACGAACCGGAGCCGGTCCTGCAGCTGCCGACGCTGGAGGAAATCCAGGCCATCCAGGACAGCGCCGAAAAGGAAGGCTTCCAGCAGGGCCATGCCGATGGCTACGGCCAGGGCCAGGCGGAGATCCGCCGCCTGATCGCACAGATGGAAGGCATCCTGGACAACTTCAGCCGGCCGCTGGTGCGACTGGAAAACGAAGTGGTCGGCGCGCTGGGCGAACTGGCGGTACGCATTGCTGGTGCGCTGGTGGGTCGCGCCTACGAAGCGGACCCGGCACTGCTAGCACAGCTGGTGGGCGAAGCGGTGGATGCCGTGGGCGGCAGCACGCGTGAAGTGGAAGTGCGCCTGCACCCGGATGACATCGCCGCGCTGGCGCCGCTGATCACCCTGTCACCCACCCAGCGCCTGGTACCCGACACCAGCCTGAGCCGTGGCGACCTGCGCGTGCACGCCGAAGCCGTGCGCATCGACGGCACCCTCGAAGCCCGCCTGCGCGGCGCCCTGGACGCCGTGATCCGCCAGACCGGAGCCACTCCATGA
- the fliG gene encoding flagellar motor switch protein FliG, which yields MTGVQRAAVLLLSLGELDAAEVLRHMEPKEVQKIGIAMATMTDITRDQVGRVMDQFTQELGSKTSLGVGSDDYIRNMLIQALGSEKASGLIDRILLGRNTTGLDALKWMDPRAVADLVRNEHPQIIAIVMAHLETDQAADALKLLPDRTRVDVLLRIATLDGIPPNALNELNEIMERQFAGNQNLKSSNIGGVQCAANILNFMESGQDQAILGEIARIDAPLSGRIQDLMFVFDDLVDLDDREMQLVLREVSGERLGLALRGADIKVRDKITRNMSQRAAEILLEDMEARGPVRLSDVEGAQREILAIVKRMADEGTVTIGGSAEAML from the coding sequence CTGACCGGCGTGCAGCGCGCTGCCGTGCTGCTGCTGTCCCTGGGTGAATTGGATGCGGCTGAAGTGCTGCGCCACATGGAACCCAAGGAAGTGCAGAAGATCGGCATCGCCATGGCCACCATGACCGACATCACCCGCGACCAGGTGGGCCGGGTGATGGACCAGTTCACCCAGGAACTGGGCTCGAAGACCTCGCTGGGCGTGGGCTCGGATGACTACATCCGCAACATGCTGATCCAGGCGCTGGGCAGCGAGAAGGCCAGCGGCCTGATCGACCGCATCCTGCTGGGCCGCAACACCACCGGCCTGGATGCGCTGAAGTGGATGGACCCGCGTGCGGTGGCCGACCTGGTGCGCAACGAGCACCCGCAGATCATCGCCATCGTGATGGCCCACCTGGAAACCGACCAGGCCGCCGATGCCCTGAAACTACTGCCCGACCGTACCCGCGTGGACGTGCTGCTGCGCATCGCCACCCTCGACGGCATTCCGCCGAACGCACTGAATGAACTGAACGAGATCATGGAACGCCAGTTCGCCGGCAACCAGAACCTGAAGTCGTCCAACATCGGCGGCGTGCAGTGCGCGGCCAACATCCTCAACTTCATGGAAAGCGGCCAGGACCAGGCGATCCTCGGCGAGATCGCGCGCATCGATGCGCCGCTCAGTGGCCGCATCCAGGACCTGATGTTCGTCTTCGACGATCTGGTGGACCTGGACGACCGCGAAATGCAGCTGGTGCTGCGCGAAGTGAGCGGCGAGCGCCTGGGCCTGGCCCTGCGTGGCGCGGACATCAAGGTGCGCGACAAGATCACCCGCAACATGTCGCAGCGTGCCGCCGAAATCCTGCTGGAAGACATGGAAGCCCGCGGGCCGGTGCGCCTGTCCGACGTGGAAGGTGCGCAGCGCGAAATCCTGGCCATCGTCAAGCGCATGGCCGATGAAGGCACCGTCACCATCGGTGGCAGCGCGGAGGCCATGCTGTGA
- the fliF gene encoding flagellar basal-body MS-ring/collar protein FliF, producing the protein MALTLSKETLNAEKAGQWFDRLQSLQITRRLGLMAMIAVAVAAGLFVFFWSQKPGMVPLYTGLDQKATAEATDLLRAAQIPFELDPATGGITVPEKNLHDARLKLAGSGLTDSGKLGFELMERDPGFGVSQFVESARYQHALETELSRTINTLRPVRDSRVHLAIPKPSAFTRQRDVASASVTLELRGGQQLERSQVDAIVHMVAASIPDLAPERVTIVDQSGRMLSVSDPNSEAAVNAAQFEQVRRQETSFNQRIRELLEPMTGPGRVNPEVSVDMDFSVTEEAHELYNGEPQKLRSEQMSENTTSTPGPQGVPGATSNSPPGQQAAPPTAQAPTESSKNATRNYELDRTLQHTRQPAGRIKRVSVAVLVDNVPRAGANGKVTPQPLAAAELTRVEALVKQAVGFNAERGDTVSVMNAPFVRDTTPVEGPAWWELPWVFDAGRMLLGAVVVLALLFGVLRPALRGITGQNKKDEDAALEPHTADVQLVDDDGTPLPALGADRASLGGPEALALPVDSYEERLRMAREAVKTDSKRVAQVVKGWVAND; encoded by the coding sequence ATGGCACTGACGCTCTCCAAGGAAACACTGAACGCCGAAAAGGCCGGGCAGTGGTTCGACCGTCTGCAGAGTCTGCAGATCACCCGCCGCCTGGGCCTGATGGCGATGATCGCGGTGGCGGTGGCGGCAGGCCTGTTCGTGTTCTTCTGGTCGCAGAAGCCGGGCATGGTTCCGCTGTACACCGGCCTGGACCAGAAGGCTACGGCTGAGGCCACCGACCTGCTGCGCGCCGCGCAGATTCCGTTCGAGCTCGATCCGGCAACGGGTGGCATCACCGTGCCGGAAAAGAACCTGCACGATGCGCGCCTGAAGCTGGCCGGCTCCGGCCTGACCGACAGCGGCAAGCTCGGCTTCGAGCTGATGGAACGTGACCCAGGCTTTGGCGTCAGCCAGTTCGTGGAAAGCGCGCGCTACCAGCACGCGCTGGAAACCGAGCTGTCGCGCACCATCAACACCCTGCGCCCGGTGCGCGATTCGCGCGTGCACCTGGCCATTCCCAAGCCCAGCGCCTTCACCCGCCAGCGTGACGTAGCCAGTGCCTCGGTCACCCTGGAACTGCGGGGTGGCCAGCAGCTGGAGCGCAGCCAGGTCGATGCCATCGTGCACATGGTGGCCGCCAGCATTCCCGATCTGGCCCCCGAGCGGGTGACCATCGTCGACCAGAGCGGCCGCATGCTCAGCGTCAGCGACCCCAACAGCGAAGCCGCGGTGAACGCGGCCCAGTTCGAGCAGGTGCGCCGCCAGGAAACCTCCTTCAACCAGCGCATCCGCGAGCTGCTGGAACCGATGACCGGCCCCGGCCGCGTCAATCCGGAAGTGAGCGTGGACATGGATTTCTCGGTGACCGAGGAAGCCCACGAGCTCTACAACGGTGAACCGCAGAAGCTGCGCAGCGAGCAGATGAGCGAGAACACCACCAGCACCCCGGGCCCGCAGGGCGTACCGGGTGCCACCAGCAACAGCCCGCCGGGCCAGCAGGCCGCACCGCCCACCGCGCAGGCACCGACCGAAAGCAGCAAGAACGCCACCCGCAACTACGAGCTGGACCGCACCCTGCAGCACACCCGCCAGCCGGCCGGCCGCATCAAGCGCGTTTCGGTGGCGGTGCTGGTGGACAACGTGCCGCGTGCCGGTGCCAACGGCAAGGTGACCCCGCAGCCGCTGGCCGCCGCCGAACTGACCCGCGTCGAAGCACTGGTGAAACAGGCGGTGGGCTTCAATGCCGAACGTGGCGACACCGTGTCGGTGATGAACGCGCCGTTCGTGCGCGACACCACCCCGGTGGAAGGCCCGGCCTGGTGGGAGCTGCCATGGGTGTTCGACGCCGGCCGCATGCTGCTGGGCGCAGTGGTGGTGCTGGCGCTGCTGTTCGGCGTGCTGCGCCCGGCACTGCGCGGCATCACCGGGCAGAACAAGAAGGACGAGGACGCTGCACTGGAACCGCATACCGCGGACGTGCAGCTGGTGGACGACGATGGCACCCCGCTGCCGGCGCTGGGCGCCGACCGGGCCAGCCTGGGCGGGCCGGAAGCATTGGCCCTGCCGGTGGATTCATATGAGGAACGACTGCGGATGGCCCGTGAAGCCGTGAAGACCGACTCCAAGCGCGTGGCCCAGGTGGTCAAGGGCTGGGTGGCCAATGACTGA
- the fliE gene encoding flagellar hook-basal body complex protein FliE, whose translation MSHSVTSILSQIRSYQTQMGQPAALNPLAEAPRSNALPGTVLDAPQVQPASFTETLRGAIAGVNDAQQKSGALAKAFELGEPGADLAKVMVASQQSQIAFRATVEVRNRLVQAYQDVMNMPL comes from the coding sequence ATGTCCCACTCCGTCACTTCGATCCTCTCCCAGATCCGCTCCTATCAGACCCAGATGGGACAGCCGGCGGCGCTCAACCCGCTGGCCGAAGCGCCGCGTAGCAATGCCCTGCCGGGCACGGTGCTGGACGCACCGCAGGTCCAGCCCGCCAGCTTCACCGAAACCCTGCGCGGCGCCATCGCCGGCGTCAACGATGCGCAGCAGAAATCCGGCGCGCTGGCCAAGGCCTTCGAGCTGGGTGAGCCCGGCGCCGACCTGGCCAAGGTGATGGTCGCCTCGCAGCAGTCCCAGATCGCCTTCCGCGCCACCGTGGAAGTCCGCAACCGTCTCGTCCAGGCCTACCAGGACGTGATGAACATGCCGCTGTAA
- a CDS encoding sigma-54 dependent transcriptional regulator, producing the protein MSESRILVLDNDAVRAERTVALLEFMDFNPRWVSDAADFDLGRQRQNDWMAVIVGSLDDSAASTALYAWLGGSSLPPPVLLADGEAAAFARQHGLHEANIWPLEAPLRHAQMEALLRRASLKRLDAEHQAGAVQDQGPTGNGPAVTGLRTMIEQVAAFDTTVLVLGESGTGKEVVSRSIHQRSPRRDGPFVAINCGAIPADLLESELFGHEKGAFTGALTARKGRFEMAEGGTLLLDEIGDMSLPMQVKLLRVLQERSFERVGGNQTIRCNVRVVAATHRDLETRIAEGKFREDLFYRLNVFPIEVPALRERREDLPALVETIAMQLGRTGRGEVRFTPEALQALASYEWPGNVRELTNLVERLAVLHPGGSVRVQDLPARYRGDAALAPVAAPAPAPVAASEERLDLRSFSFHTPGSGGQPALEHGIAVNRGNAPAALPDDGLDLRNHMATIELGLINEALERTQGVVAHAAQLLGLRRTTLVEKLRKYGIEREQAELAS; encoded by the coding sequence GTGAGTGAATCGCGCATCCTTGTGCTGGACAACGACGCCGTGCGTGCCGAGCGCACCGTTGCCCTGCTGGAATTCATGGATTTCAACCCGCGCTGGGTCTCCGACGCAGCCGATTTCGACCTGGGCCGGCAGCGCCAGAATGACTGGATGGCGGTGATTGTCGGCAGCCTGGACGACAGCGCGGCCAGCACCGCGCTGTATGCCTGGCTGGGCGGCAGCAGCCTGCCGCCGCCGGTGCTGCTGGCCGATGGTGAAGCTGCGGCATTTGCCCGGCAGCACGGCCTGCACGAAGCCAACATCTGGCCGCTGGAAGCCCCGCTGCGCCATGCGCAGATGGAAGCCCTGCTGCGCCGGGCCAGCCTGAAGCGCCTGGATGCCGAGCACCAGGCCGGCGCCGTGCAGGACCAGGGCCCGACCGGCAACGGCCCGGCCGTGACCGGACTGCGCACCATGATCGAACAGGTGGCCGCCTTCGATACCACCGTGCTGGTGCTGGGCGAATCGGGCACCGGCAAGGAAGTGGTCTCGCGTTCGATCCACCAGCGCTCGCCGCGCCGGGATGGACCGTTCGTCGCGATCAACTGCGGCGCCATTCCCGCCGACCTGCTGGAAAGCGAACTGTTCGGTCACGAAAAAGGCGCTTTCACCGGCGCGCTGACGGCTCGCAAGGGTCGTTTCGAGATGGCCGAAGGCGGCACCCTGCTGCTGGATGAAATCGGTGACATGAGCCTGCCGATGCAGGTCAAGCTGCTGCGCGTGCTGCAGGAACGCAGCTTCGAGCGCGTGGGCGGCAACCAGACCATCCGCTGCAACGTGCGCGTGGTCGCCGCCACCCACCGCGATCTGGAAACCCGTATTGCCGAAGGCAAGTTCCGCGAGGATCTGTTCTACCGCCTCAACGTGTTCCCCATCGAAGTGCCGGCACTGCGCGAGCGCCGTGAGGACCTGCCCGCGCTGGTGGAAACCATTGCCATGCAGCTCGGCCGCACCGGTCGCGGCGAAGTGCGCTTCACCCCGGAAGCGCTGCAGGCCCTGGCCAGCTACGAATGGCCGGGCAACGTGCGCGAACTGACCAACCTGGTCGAGCGTCTGGCGGTGCTGCACCCGGGTGGTTCGGTGCGCGTGCAGGATCTGCCCGCCCGCTACCGTGGCGACGCCGCACTGGCACCGGTAGCCGCCCCTGCACCGGCACCGGTGGCCGCTTCCGAGGAGCGCCTGGACCTGCGCAGCTTCTCCTTCCACACCCCCGGCAGCGGCGGCCAGCCGGCGCTGGAACATGGCATCGCCGTGAACCGCGGCAATGCCCCGGCCGCCCTGCCCGACGACGGCCTGGACCTGCGCAACCACATGGCAACGATCGAACTGGGCCTGATCAACGAAGCACTGGAACGCACCCAGGGCGTGGTCGCCCATGCCGCCCAGCTGCTGGGCCTGCGCCGCACCACCCTGGTGGAGAAGCTGCGCAAGTACGGCATCGAACGTGAGCAGGCCGAACTGGCCAGCTGA
- a CDS encoding response regulator transcription factor: MNKLTVLLVDDHEGFINAAMRHFRKIDWLQIVGSAGNGLEAIERSESLRPQVVLMDLAMPEMGGLQATRLIKSQDDAPYIVIASHFDDVEHREHALRAGADNFVSKLSYIQEVMPILEGLRENRS; this comes from the coding sequence ATGAACAAGCTCACAGTCCTGCTGGTCGATGACCATGAGGGATTCATCAACGCGGCGATGCGCCACTTCCGCAAGATCGACTGGCTGCAGATCGTCGGCAGCGCCGGCAACGGCCTGGAAGCCATCGAGCGTTCCGAGTCGCTGCGCCCGCAGGTGGTGCTGATGGACCTGGCGATGCCGGAAATGGGTGGCCTGCAGGCGACCCGCCTGATCAAGTCGCAGGATGATGCCCCGTACATCGTCATCGCCAGCCACTTCGACGACGTCGAGCACCGCGAACATGCGCTGCGCGCCGGCGCCGATAATTTCGTCAGCAAGTTGTCGTACATCCAGGAAGTCATGCCGATCCTGGAAGGCCTCAGGGAGAATCGATCGTGA
- the rpoN gene encoding RNA polymerase factor sigma-54 has product MKAALSTQLGQTLHITPQLLQSIRLLQLDGLHLEQEIQRLLDSNPLLEIEEAEAPAADPTDATATTLETAAFDELPESSMWDVAGTSWQDGDDDRMARIAAGESTDPQLRVLQRLALDLDERELAVAAFWLEHCDEAGYLQAPLDQLQLLASAQFDIDGAGVEAIRQQLLHGEPAGMAAQDLRECLLAQLYSLHGVVPARHLAARILEGALDALAAHDYSALARQHDAEVDDVREAVRLILSLQPRPGDSLLPERNAVVVPDVVAWHADDQWKVALNPATSRRVSINTQYEQALAETSDAAPALREMLQEARWFSRGLSMRYDTLLRTARVIVERQAAFLVRGEEAMAPLTLKEVAEEIGMHESTVSRITTGKFLQTPRGTFELKHFFAVRLEGASVSGQAVKAMVRRLIDAEPAGRPLADEAIAALLSRQGVNIARRTVAKYREQLDIAPARERRRLSARQPQLARVG; this is encoded by the coding sequence ATGAAGGCTGCACTTTCGACCCAGCTGGGCCAGACGCTTCACATCACGCCGCAGTTGCTGCAGTCCATCCGGCTGCTGCAGCTGGATGGCCTGCACCTGGAACAGGAAATCCAGCGGTTGCTGGATTCCAACCCGCTGCTGGAAATCGAGGAGGCCGAAGCCCCGGCTGCCGACCCCACCGACGCCACCGCCACCACGCTGGAAACGGCTGCCTTTGATGAGCTGCCCGAGTCGTCGATGTGGGACGTGGCCGGCACCAGCTGGCAGGACGGCGACGACGACCGGATGGCCCGCATCGCCGCCGGCGAGTCCACCGACCCGCAGCTGCGCGTGCTGCAGCGCCTGGCGCTGGATCTTGACGAACGCGAGCTGGCGGTCGCGGCATTCTGGCTGGAACACTGCGACGAAGCGGGCTACCTGCAGGCCCCGCTCGACCAGCTGCAGCTGCTGGCCAGCGCTCAGTTCGATATCGACGGCGCTGGCGTGGAAGCCATCCGCCAGCAGCTGCTGCACGGCGAACCGGCCGGCATGGCCGCGCAGGATCTGCGCGAGTGCCTGCTTGCACAGCTGTACAGCCTGCACGGCGTGGTGCCGGCCCGCCACCTGGCCGCGCGCATCCTGGAAGGCGCGCTCGATGCGCTGGCCGCCCATGATTACTCCGCCCTCGCCCGGCAGCACGACGCCGAAGTGGATGACGTACGCGAAGCGGTGCGCCTGATCCTCTCGCTGCAGCCCCGCCCGGGCGACAGCCTGCTTCCCGAGCGCAATGCCGTGGTGGTGCCGGATGTGGTCGCCTGGCACGCCGACGACCAATGGAAAGTTGCGCTGAACCCGGCCACCAGCCGCCGCGTGTCGATCAACACCCAGTACGAGCAGGCGCTGGCCGAGACCAGCGATGCGGCCCCGGCCCTGCGCGAGATGCTGCAGGAAGCGCGCTGGTTCAGCCGCGGCCTGTCGATGCGCTACGACACCCTGCTGCGCACGGCGCGGGTGATCGTCGAACGTCAGGCCGCGTTCCTGGTGCGGGGTGAAGAAGCCATGGCCCCGCTGACCCTGAAGGAAGTGGCGGAGGAGATCGGCATGCACGAATCCACGGTGTCGCGTATCACCACCGGCAAGTTCCTGCAGACCCCGCGCGGCACGTTCGAGCTGAAGCACTTCTTCGCTGTGCGCCTGGAAGGTGCCAGCGTGTCCGGCCAGGCCGTCAAGGCCATGGTGCGCCGCCTGATCGACGCCGAACCGGCCGGTCGCCCGCTGGCTGACGAGGCCATTGCCGCCCTGCTGTCCCGCCAGGGGGTGAACATTGCCCGCCGAACCGTCGCAAAATACCGCGAACAACTGGATATCGCCCCGGCCCGCGAACGGCGCCGGCTCAGCGCCAGGCAACCACAGCTGGCCCGAGTGGGCTGA
- a CDS encoding response regulator transcription factor: protein MRVLIVDDHTLVRAGLARLLQGFADVQLVAEASNAEQALQMALQHAPDVVLMDLSLPGRTGLEALSDIRLRAPGTRIVMMTMHDDAAHVRDALDRGAVGFVVKDAAPQELELALRAAHAGQVFLSPQISAKMLAPMLGREKPTGIAALSPRQREILRRIGKGESNKEIAADLGISVKTVETHRARMMESLGCRRANDLLLLAARHQHELE from the coding sequence GTGCGAGTTCTCATCGTCGACGATCACACCCTGGTTCGCGCTGGCCTGGCGCGGCTGCTGCAGGGGTTTGCCGACGTGCAGCTGGTGGCCGAGGCCAGCAACGCCGAACAAGCGTTGCAGATGGCCCTGCAGCACGCACCGGACGTGGTCCTGATGGATCTTTCGCTGCCCGGCCGTACCGGCCTGGAAGCGCTGAGCGACATCCGCCTGCGCGCGCCAGGTACGCGCATCGTGATGATGACCATGCATGACGATGCCGCCCATGTGCGTGATGCACTGGACCGTGGCGCCGTGGGTTTCGTGGTGAAGGATGCCGCCCCGCAGGAGCTGGAACTGGCGCTGCGCGCCGCGCATGCCGGCCAGGTGTTCCTCAGTCCGCAGATCTCGGCCAAGATGCTGGCGCCCATGCTGGGCCGCGAGAAGCCCACCGGCATTGCCGCGCTGTCACCCCGGCAGCGGGAAATCCTGCGCCGCATCGGCAAGGGTGAGAGCAACAAGGAAATCGCTGCAGACCTGGGCATCAGCGTAAAGACGGTGGAGACGCACCGCGCCCGCATGATGGAATCGCTCGGCTGCCGCCGCGCCAACGATCTGCTGCTGCTGGCAGCGCGCCACCAGCACGAGCTGGAATGA
- a CDS encoding PilZ domain-containing protein: MTLLPTTSLHHPAESELFDETLSCELALPAEFQAGSAFGRTSSAEGLLRSLALVEDSRVDEHDERSEATLQIQRLEAKLDLTLVLLGRLVRQQGHDLPLRPVRWSRRGIRLQLGPRSGALPGQAGVVRLQPSEWLPDNIDLPVDVIAEAADGSGGHFLWLRFNRLGDGLEMAMERHLFRLHRRQVAEARRTR, encoded by the coding sequence ATGACCCTGCTGCCGACCACGTCGCTGCACCACCCGGCCGAGAGCGAGCTGTTCGACGAAACGCTCAGCTGCGAGCTGGCCCTGCCGGCCGAGTTCCAGGCCGGCAGCGCCTTCGGCCGCACCAGCAGCGCCGAGGGCCTGCTGCGCAGCCTGGCGCTGGTGGAAGACAGCCGCGTGGACGAGCACGATGAGCGCAGCGAAGCCACGCTGCAGATCCAGCGGCTGGAAGCCAAGCTTGACCTGACCCTGGTGCTGCTGGGCCGCCTGGTGCGCCAGCAGGGTCACGACCTGCCCCTGCGCCCGGTGCGCTGGTCGCGCCGTGGCATCCGCCTGCAGCTGGGCCCCCGCAGCGGCGCCCTGCCCGGCCAGGCCGGCGTGGTGCGCCTGCAGCCCAGCGAGTGGTTGCCGGACAACATCGACCTGCCCGTGGACGTCATCGCCGAAGCGGCCGATGGCAGCGGCGGCCATTTCCTGTGGCTGCGCTTCAACCGCCTGGGCGATGGCCTGGAAATGGCCATGGAACGTCACTTGTTCCGTTTGCATCGGCGTCAGGTTGCCGAAGCGCGACGCACGCGCTGA
- the fliS gene encoding flagellar export chaperone FliS, translating into MHGTSRQFAEQYRKVGVSSSATEADPHKLVAMLLGGACERVRRAEAALSQGDQARKGRAIGEACAIVGHLNGSIDHEAGGEIAGNLSSLYEYMLQRLTEANLHNDPVALQEVLGLLVEIESAWAAIPADQRHAASPAEA; encoded by the coding sequence ATGCACGGCACCAGCCGCCAGTTCGCTGAGCAGTACCGCAAGGTAGGTGTTTCCAGCAGCGCCACCGAAGCCGACCCGCACAAGCTTGTCGCCATGCTGCTGGGCGGCGCCTGCGAGCGCGTGCGACGCGCCGAAGCAGCGCTGAGCCAGGGCGACCAGGCGCGCAAGGGCCGCGCCATCGGTGAAGCGTGCGCGATCGTCGGCCACCTCAATGGCTCCATCGACCACGAGGCCGGTGGCGAGATCGCGGGCAACCTGTCCTCGCTCTACGAGTACATGCTGCAGCGCCTGACCGAGGCCAACCTGCACAACGATCCGGTCGCGCTGCAGGAAGTGCTGGGGCTGCTGGTGGAGATCGAGTCCGCATGGGCCGCCATCCCCGCCGACCAGCGCCACGCCGCCTCGCCGGCGGAGGCCTGA